The following proteins come from a genomic window of Corynebacterium crudilactis:
- a CDS encoding Ppx/GppA phosphatase family protein, with protein sequence MRLGVLDVGSNTVHLVAVDARPGGHPTPMSNWRTPLRLVELLDDTGAITEKGINKLTSAVSEASDLAKTLGCSELMPFATSAVRSATNSDAVLDHVEKETGVRLSILSGEEEARQTFLAVRRWYGWSAGRITNLDIGGGSLELSSGTDESPDLAFSLDLGAGRLTHNWFDTDPPARKKINLLRDYIDAELAEPSRNMRTLGPARLAVGTSKTFRTLARLTGAAPSSAGPHVTRTLTAPGLRQLIAFISRMTAADRAELEGISADRSHQIVAGALVAEAAMRALDIEKIEICPWALREGVILTRIDKGLE encoded by the coding sequence GTGAGATTAGGTGTATTAGATGTGGGCAGCAATACTGTCCACCTAGTTGCAGTAGACGCGCGTCCCGGTGGTCATCCCACCCCGATGAGTAATTGGCGCACCCCGTTGCGTCTCGTCGAGCTTCTCGATGACACCGGGGCAATTACCGAAAAAGGCATTAACAAGCTGACTTCCGCAGTCAGCGAGGCTTCAGACCTGGCGAAAACCCTGGGCTGCTCCGAACTTATGCCTTTTGCTACATCGGCAGTACGTTCCGCCACTAACAGTGACGCCGTCCTCGACCATGTGGAAAAGGAAACAGGCGTGCGCTTGTCCATCCTCTCCGGTGAAGAAGAAGCACGGCAGACATTCCTTGCAGTGCGACGTTGGTACGGATGGTCCGCAGGGCGTATCACCAACCTCGATATCGGTGGAGGCTCCCTCGAGCTGTCCTCCGGCACTGACGAATCCCCAGATCTGGCGTTCTCCCTAGACCTGGGCGCTGGCCGCTTGACCCACAACTGGTTTGACACAGATCCACCAGCACGTAAGAAAATCAACCTCCTGCGCGATTATATCGATGCAGAGCTTGCAGAACCCTCCCGCAACATGCGCACCTTAGGGCCCGCACGTTTAGCAGTAGGAACTTCCAAAACCTTCCGCACTCTGGCACGACTCACAGGTGCAGCACCATCATCCGCAGGACCACACGTAACCCGAACCCTCACCGCGCCGGGTCTGCGCCAGCTGATTGCATTCATCTCACGAATGACAGCAGCTGACCGTGCCGAGCTGGAAGGCATCAGCGCCGATCGTTCTCATCAGATCGTTGCAGGTGCGTTAGTTGCGGAAGCTGCGATGCGTGCGTTGGATATTGAAAAGATAGAAATTTGTCCTTGGGCACTTCGTGAAGGTGTGATCCTTACCAGGATCGACAAGGGACTCGAATAA
- the proC gene encoding pyrroline-5-carboxylate reductase — protein MTTIAVIGGGQIGEALVSGLVAAKMNPQSIRVTNRTEERGQELHDRYGIVNMADNAQAVDEADVVFLCVKPKFIVEVLSEITSTLDNNSAQSVVVSMAAGISIAAMEESASAGLPVVRVMPNTPMLVGKGMSTVTGGRHVDSAQLAQVKELLGTVGEVLEVAESDLNAVTAMSGSSPAYLFLVTEALIDAGVNLGLPRATAKQLAVASFEGAATMMKETGKEPSELRAGVSSPAGTTVAAIRELEESGIRGAFYRAAQACADRSEALGKH, from the coding sequence ATGACAACAATTGCTGTAATCGGTGGCGGCCAAATCGGCGAGGCTTTGGTCTCAGGTTTGGTCGCGGCCAAGATGAATCCACAAAGTATTCGAGTCACAAACCGCACGGAAGAACGTGGCCAAGAGCTCCACGATCGCTATGGCATTGTGAATATGGCAGACAACGCCCAAGCCGTAGATGAAGCTGATGTGGTGTTTTTGTGCGTGAAGCCGAAGTTCATCGTGGAGGTGCTCTCTGAAATTACAAGCACCCTGGATAACAACTCCGCGCAAAGCGTCGTGGTGAGCATGGCAGCAGGCATCAGCATCGCCGCCATGGAAGAAAGCGCTTCAGCAGGCCTTCCAGTTGTGCGCGTGATGCCAAATACTCCAATGCTGGTTGGCAAGGGCATGTCCACTGTCACTGGCGGTCGCCATGTTGATAGTGCGCAGTTGGCACAAGTGAAGGAATTATTGGGCACCGTGGGAGAGGTGCTTGAGGTTGCAGAATCTGATCTGAATGCAGTGACTGCGATGTCAGGTTCTTCGCCTGCGTACCTCTTCCTTGTGACTGAAGCGCTCATTGATGCTGGAGTGAACCTAGGACTGCCTCGTGCAACCGCCAAACAGCTCGCTGTGGCTTCCTTCGAGGGCGCTGCAACAATGATGAAGGAAACCGGCAAGGAGCCCTCAGAATTGCGTGCAGGCGTTTCTTCTCCAGCAGGCACCACAGTGGCTGCGATTCGGGAGTTGGAAGAAAGCGGAATTCGAGGCGCTTTCTACCGTGCAGCCCAAGCCTGTGCGGACCGTTCCGAAGCACTTGGAAAACATTAA
- a CDS encoding helix-turn-helix domain-containing protein, with the protein MAREDNGTFLTVAEVAEIMRVSKMTVYRLVHSGELPAVRVGRSFRVHEKAVNEYLDSSFYEAG; encoded by the coding sequence ATGGCTAGAGAAGATAACGGAACCTTCTTGACTGTTGCTGAGGTCGCGGAAATCATGCGCGTCTCTAAGATGACTGTCTACCGATTGGTTCACTCCGGAGAGCTTCCGGCAGTTCGCGTGGGACGATCATTTCGTGTCCACGAGAAGGCAGTTAATGAGTACTTGGACTCATCCTTCTACGAGGCTGGTTAA
- a CDS encoding 30S ribosomal protein bS22, producing MGSVIKKRRKRMSKKKHRKMLRRTRVQRRKLGK from the coding sequence ATGGGTTCTGTCATTAAGAAGCGCCGCAAGCGCATGTCCAAGAAGAAGCACCGCAAGATGCTGCGCCGTACACGTGTTCAGCGTAGAAAATTGGGCAAGTAA
- a CDS encoding HAD-IB family hydrolase gives MSSGGLNENWDFAAIGTPEDFLATWSASRGNLRRFFEDHAAAPINDEAQRQAGEAAATQAVAAIYGMELNDFNAGVDAVTGAIEAAGTIHVSVPDPDVPQDVGAAAFFDVDNTLIQGSSLIVFAQGLFRKKFFTIKEILPVAWKQLKFKLTGSENAEDVSRGREQALEFIKGRSVQELVDLCEEIVDKRMTDKMWPGTKQLADMHIAAGHQVWLVSATPVQLAQILAQRLGFTGAIGTVAEAKDDVFTGKLVGDILHGPGKRHAVAALASIEKLDLSRCTAYSDSINDLPMLSMVGTAVAVNPDSKLQKEALSRGWDVRDFRSFRKATRAFGLPALITAAFSVTGWRLRRRWRSNSLQKPF, from the coding sequence ATGAGCTCCGGAGGCTTAAACGAAAATTGGGATTTTGCAGCCATTGGCACCCCAGAGGATTTCCTAGCTACGTGGAGCGCGTCCCGCGGTAATTTGCGTCGCTTCTTTGAGGACCACGCAGCCGCCCCCATCAATGATGAAGCACAGCGCCAAGCAGGTGAAGCAGCAGCCACACAAGCTGTTGCAGCCATTTACGGCATGGAACTCAATGATTTTAACGCCGGTGTAGATGCTGTTACTGGAGCCATCGAAGCAGCTGGCACAATCCATGTCAGTGTTCCGGATCCAGATGTCCCCCAGGACGTTGGGGCTGCCGCATTTTTCGATGTAGATAACACCCTCATTCAGGGTTCTTCGCTGATTGTTTTTGCGCAGGGACTTTTCCGAAAGAAGTTCTTTACCATCAAAGAAATCCTCCCAGTGGCCTGGAAACAGCTGAAGTTCAAACTCACCGGCTCAGAAAATGCCGAAGATGTTTCCCGCGGACGCGAACAGGCTTTGGAATTCATCAAGGGCAGATCTGTTCAGGAACTGGTTGACCTGTGCGAGGAAATCGTCGATAAGCGCATGACCGATAAAATGTGGCCTGGAACTAAGCAGCTCGCCGATATGCACATCGCGGCTGGGCATCAGGTGTGGCTGGTATCAGCCACACCTGTGCAATTGGCTCAAATTTTGGCTCAGCGCCTGGGTTTCACTGGTGCGATTGGCACTGTCGCAGAGGCTAAGGATGACGTGTTCACTGGAAAACTAGTCGGCGATATTTTGCATGGCCCCGGCAAACGCCATGCGGTTGCAGCGCTTGCTTCCATCGAAAAGTTGGATCTAAGCAGGTGCACGGCCTATTCCGATTCGATCAATGATCTCCCCATGCTTTCCATGGTGGGCACCGCTGTCGCTGTGAATCCCGATTCCAAACTTCAAAAAGAAGCTCTCAGCCGCGGTTGGGATGTTCGGGATTTCCGAAGCTTCCGCAAAGCAACCCGCGCATTTGGTTTGCCCGCATTGATTACTGCAGCGTTTAGCGTGACTGGCTGGAGGCTACGCCGCAGGTGGAGAAGCAATAGCCTCCAGAAGCCATTTTAA
- a CDS encoding glutaredoxin family protein, translating into MGHSVEIIVRDNCGSCTRVKAQILPIVEAAGIKLTERNVDQDASLNMEFGDRVPVILVDDEEFACWEVDNDDLAHALL; encoded by the coding sequence ATGGGCCATTCAGTGGAGATCATTGTTCGAGATAACTGTGGATCCTGCACGCGAGTAAAAGCCCAAATTTTGCCAATTGTAGAAGCCGCGGGAATCAAACTCACCGAGCGAAACGTTGACCAAGATGCAAGCCTAAACATGGAATTCGGGGATCGGGTGCCAGTTATTTTGGTAGACGATGAAGAGTTTGCATGCTGGGAAGTGGACAACGATGACTTAGCTCATGCTTTGTTGTGA
- a CDS encoding glutamyl-tRNA reductase, producing the protein MSVLIVGMSHRSAPVALLERLSMDDSVRGETTQALLERASLSEALIVSTCNRLEVYTVTSSFHTGVNDVVEVLHEISGVDIETLRGYLYVRYADAAAEHMLVVTSGLDSMVLGEQQIIGQVRTAYQAASEAGSVGPALHSLTQTALHTGKRVHTETAIDDAGSSMVSFAVDRALVQMGIDPQSEAPLAGKTALVLGAGAMSSLAATHLGRAGISSLIMANRTLERAERLAEHSVEAGVPAEVVEYEQRASVYSRVELVVSATGADNFTIEPADIPTGACLMLVDLSMPRDIDDACADLPGVDLVNIERLDKASREGSSGMTASEEEALMIVREELDSFTSEQRIRGIVPAVSALRKQAASVGTDELDRLRQRVPGVSETEWAEVTRTVRRVVDKLLHEPTVRVKELAARSGSISYDSALQELFGLEYVATTAAPATTSVNASELPDAGIVAFVNASSVTQTRE; encoded by the coding sequence GTGAGTGTACTCATCGTAGGGATGTCCCACAGGTCTGCACCTGTGGCGCTTCTTGAACGTCTGAGCATGGATGATTCAGTACGTGGTGAAACAACTCAGGCTCTCTTAGAGAGGGCATCTTTAAGCGAAGCTCTTATTGTTTCTACATGTAATCGGCTGGAGGTCTACACCGTCACCAGCAGTTTTCACACTGGCGTTAATGATGTTGTGGAAGTTCTGCACGAGATTAGCGGTGTAGATATTGAGACGCTTCGGGGATATTTGTATGTCCGATATGCAGATGCTGCCGCTGAACACATGCTGGTGGTGACATCAGGACTGGACTCCATGGTCCTTGGTGAACAGCAAATCATTGGCCAAGTCCGCACTGCTTATCAAGCAGCTAGTGAAGCCGGATCTGTTGGGCCAGCGCTGCATTCACTCACACAGACTGCTCTGCATACAGGCAAGCGAGTGCATACTGAAACTGCCATCGATGATGCAGGCTCCTCCATGGTGTCTTTCGCTGTCGATCGCGCATTGGTGCAAATGGGCATTGACCCTCAGTCCGAGGCTCCTCTGGCAGGTAAAACCGCATTGGTGTTGGGTGCTGGAGCAATGAGTTCTCTTGCTGCAACACATCTGGGTCGTGCTGGAATTTCTTCCCTCATCATGGCGAACCGCACGTTGGAACGGGCGGAAAGGCTTGCAGAGCACTCGGTGGAAGCGGGCGTTCCTGCAGAAGTTGTGGAATATGAGCAGCGCGCATCGGTATATAGCCGCGTTGAATTGGTTGTTTCTGCAACCGGTGCAGATAATTTCACCATCGAGCCTGCTGATATTCCAACCGGCGCTTGCCTGATGTTGGTGGATCTATCGATGCCACGAGATATCGATGATGCCTGCGCAGATCTCCCAGGCGTTGATCTGGTCAATATTGAGCGCCTGGACAAAGCTTCTCGCGAAGGCAGCTCTGGGATGACAGCAAGCGAAGAAGAAGCACTGATGATTGTTCGCGAAGAGTTGGATTCATTCACCTCTGAACAGCGCATTCGCGGTATCGTCCCAGCTGTTTCTGCTTTGCGAAAGCAAGCTGCCTCAGTGGGAACTGATGAACTTGATCGACTTCGCCAACGCGTTCCTGGGGTTTCAGAGACGGAATGGGCAGAGGTGACGAGAACAGTGCGACGAGTCGTCGATAAGCTGCTTCATGAACCCACTGTGCGCGTCAAAGAACTGGCGGCCCGGTCCGGCAGCATCTCTTATGATTCAGCTCTGCAAGAGCTGTTCGGTTTGGAGTACGTCGCTACAACGGCAGCACCAGCGACAACATCAGTTAATGCGTCAGAGCTTCCGGATGCGGGTATCGTCGCTTTCGTGAATGCGTCTTCTGTCACACAAACGAGGGAGTAA
- the hemC gene encoding hydroxymethylbilane synthase encodes MTLKIGTRGSKLATTQAGTIRDQLKHFGRDAELHIVTTPGDVNMSPVERIGVGVFTQALRDVLHAGECDVAVHSMKDLPTAADPRFHLVVPPRADAREALIARDGLTLAELPEGAKVGTSAPRRISQLKAIRPDLEILPLRGNIDTRMGKVASGELDAVMLAYAGLTRVGMQDRATEVFDADIIMPAPAQGALAIECRADDAETIRALNMLMHADTFVSAVAERVVLNRLEAGCTAPVAAHATLGGYSGDMMVLTAGVYALDGSERLVYSAEGDGARPEELGELVAQQLIEAGAAELLGDRG; translated from the coding sequence ATGACTTTAAAAATTGGTACCCGAGGATCAAAACTAGCAACCACCCAAGCTGGCACCATCCGAGATCAACTAAAGCATTTTGGACGTGACGCCGAACTGCATATCGTCACCACACCTGGCGATGTCAACATGTCACCAGTTGAGCGCATCGGCGTTGGAGTATTCACTCAAGCACTCCGCGATGTTTTGCACGCTGGCGAATGCGATGTGGCAGTACATTCCATGAAGGACCTGCCAACCGCCGCTGATCCACGTTTCCACCTCGTGGTTCCTCCTCGCGCTGATGCTCGCGAAGCACTCATCGCCCGCGATGGACTGACCCTAGCTGAGCTTCCTGAAGGTGCAAAGGTCGGAACTTCTGCTCCACGACGCATCTCCCAGCTCAAGGCTATCCGCCCTGACCTGGAGATTCTGCCACTGCGCGGAAATATCGATACCCGCATGGGCAAAGTGGCCTCTGGTGAACTCGACGCCGTGATGCTTGCTTACGCAGGCCTGACCCGCGTGGGAATGCAGGATCGCGCCACCGAAGTTTTCGACGCCGACATCATCATGCCAGCACCAGCTCAAGGTGCACTGGCGATCGAATGCCGCGCCGATGACGCCGAGACCATCCGCGCGCTCAATATGCTGATGCACGCCGATACTTTTGTGTCCGCAGTGGCAGAGCGCGTAGTGCTCAACCGCCTCGAAGCAGGGTGCACCGCACCAGTTGCAGCGCACGCCACTTTGGGTGGGTACTCCGGCGACATGATGGTTCTCACTGCTGGTGTTTATGCACTTGATGGCTCTGAGCGGTTGGTATATTCCGCTGAAGGCGATGGAGCTCGCCCTGAAGAACTCGGCGAATTGGTCGCGCAGCAGCTCATCGAAGCTGGCGCCGCTGAACTGTTGGGTGATCGAGGCTAA
- a CDS encoding LysR family transcriptional regulator has translation MHLNQLEFFIAVAQHGQINRAAEEMLISQPALSRQIAALEKSVGAPLFERHSRGVSLTKAGEILHEEALRTLSRMQSVVDEIQSGEHLITSIKIGVPPGTPIDWLRGQLVDLDSHIRISLIESPTDDQLKLLKQRELDIALCRRQSESFATSLVQQQDLGIVVRKDSPCHRAMKDRDKATLFDLADLRVLAHSRGEVRIQEEILKNAMLSAGVSATWIFRKFGQYSSLIADLVKADVALTTEESARTNFPSWQWIPLEGEDASGNDLIVRTWITWNPQPSPEVKALIQKFIGEI, from the coding sequence ATGCACCTCAACCAGCTCGAATTCTTCATCGCTGTTGCCCAACACGGACAAATCAACCGCGCTGCCGAAGAAATGCTCATTTCTCAACCTGCCCTCAGCAGGCAAATCGCAGCGCTGGAAAAGTCCGTCGGCGCACCACTATTTGAACGTCATTCCCGAGGTGTATCACTCACCAAGGCTGGAGAAATCCTTCATGAGGAAGCACTCCGCACCTTAAGCCGTATGCAATCAGTGGTCGATGAAATCCAATCAGGCGAGCACTTAATTACCAGCATAAAAATCGGAGTACCACCCGGAACCCCCATTGATTGGCTACGCGGCCAATTAGTTGATTTGGATTCCCATATCCGAATTTCACTTATAGAATCCCCCACCGATGATCAGCTCAAATTACTCAAACAACGAGAGCTCGATATCGCTTTGTGTCGCCGCCAAAGTGAGTCTTTTGCCACATCTCTTGTCCAACAACAGGATTTGGGCATCGTCGTCCGAAAAGATTCCCCATGCCACCGCGCTATGAAAGACCGCGACAAAGCCACCCTGTTTGATTTGGCAGATCTCCGCGTGCTTGCACACTCACGTGGCGAAGTCCGCATCCAAGAAGAAATCCTCAAAAATGCCATGCTCTCTGCAGGGGTCAGTGCCACCTGGATTTTCCGCAAATTTGGCCAATACAGCTCGCTCATCGCAGATCTTGTTAAAGCTGATGTCGCACTCACCACCGAGGAATCCGCCAGAACCAACTTCCCCAGCTGGCAGTGGATCCCCCTCGAAGGAGAAGATGCTTCCGGCAATGACCTTATTGTCCGAACCTGGATCACCTGGAACCCCCAACCCTCCCCCGAGGTAAAAGCCTTGATCCAAAAATTTATCGGAGAAATTTAG
- a CDS encoding MFS transporter → MSEQLQGATHPESTSGKTPKKAALSSWIGSALEYYDFAVYGTAAALVLNHLFFPADTSPGIAILAAMGTVGVAYVVRPLGALIMGPLGDRYGRKFVLMLCLFLIGASTFAVGCLPTFEQVGYLAPALLVLCRVIQGLSASGEQSSAISVSLEHSEEHRRAFTSSWTLHGTQFGTLLATAVFIPFTMFLSEDALMSWGWRVPFWLSAVVVLVAFLIRRGLEEPPAFRENKAAVAISPLTMTLRYHKAAVARVAVAAMINSVNIVFTVWALSFATNIVGLDRSKVLLVPVVANLVALIAIPLSGILADRIGRRPVFIMGAIGGGLAMNGYLGAIYAGNWTMIFLMGIVMSGLLYSMGNAVWPAFYAEMFPTSVRVTGLALGTQIGFAVSGGFVPVIASALAGEQGDEWIRVSIFVGVACLIAAAVAFTAKETKSLTLDEIDALHTARGEAADLAKAGVSVAAK, encoded by the coding sequence ATGAGCGAACAACTTCAGGGTGCAACACACCCCGAATCAACTTCGGGCAAGACGCCCAAGAAAGCAGCACTATCCAGTTGGATTGGCTCTGCCCTTGAATACTATGATTTTGCCGTTTATGGCACGGCAGCTGCGTTGGTTCTCAACCACCTCTTCTTCCCAGCAGATACTTCACCAGGTATCGCAATTTTGGCTGCAATGGGCACTGTCGGTGTGGCTTATGTGGTTCGTCCACTGGGCGCGCTCATCATGGGACCACTGGGCGATCGCTACGGACGTAAATTTGTCCTCATGCTGTGCCTCTTCCTGATCGGCGCATCTACTTTCGCAGTTGGTTGTTTGCCAACATTTGAGCAGGTTGGTTACTTGGCTCCTGCACTTCTCGTGCTGTGTCGCGTGATCCAGGGTCTGTCTGCATCTGGCGAACAGTCCAGTGCAATTTCTGTTTCCTTGGAACACTCCGAGGAGCACCGTCGCGCATTTACTTCTAGCTGGACCTTGCATGGCACCCAATTTGGTACTTTGCTGGCAACTGCAGTGTTCATTCCGTTCACCATGTTCTTGAGCGAAGATGCACTGATGTCTTGGGGCTGGCGCGTTCCGTTTTGGCTTTCCGCGGTAGTGGTTCTGGTTGCTTTCCTTATTCGTCGCGGCTTGGAAGAGCCACCAGCGTTCCGTGAGAACAAGGCTGCTGTTGCAATTTCTCCTTTGACAATGACTTTGCGCTACCACAAGGCTGCTGTTGCTCGCGTGGCTGTTGCAGCGATGATCAACTCTGTGAACATTGTGTTCACCGTGTGGGCGTTGTCTTTCGCTACCAATATCGTTGGTTTGGATCGCTCAAAGGTATTGCTTGTTCCGGTTGTCGCTAACTTGGTTGCTTTGATTGCTATTCCACTGTCTGGAATTCTGGCGGACCGCATTGGCCGTCGACCTGTGTTCATCATGGGCGCAATCGGTGGCGGTTTGGCTATGAACGGCTACTTGGGTGCTATTTACGCCGGCAACTGGACCATGATCTTCTTGATGGGCATTGTGATGTCCGGTTTGTTGTACTCCATGGGTAATGCAGTGTGGCCAGCGTTCTACGCCGAGATGTTCCCAACTTCAGTTCGTGTTACCGGACTGGCGCTTGGTACTCAGATTGGTTTCGCCGTTTCTGGCGGTTTCGTTCCAGTTATCGCATCCGCACTTGCTGGTGAACAGGGCGATGAGTGGATCCGCGTATCCATCTTCGTTGGCGTTGCCTGCCTGATTGCAGCTGCTGTGGCGTTTACTGCGAAGGAAACCAAGTCGCTCACTCTTGATGAGATTGATGCGCTTCATACCGCTCGCGGTGAAGCAGCTGATCTGGCCAAGGCTGGCGTCAGCGTAGCTGCTAAGTAA
- a CDS encoding bifunctional sugar phosphate isomerase/epimerase/4-hydroxyphenylpyruvate dioxygenase family protein: MRTSIATVCLSGTLAEKLRAAADAGFDGVEIFEQDLVVSPHSAEQIRQRAQDLGLTLDLFQPFRDFEGVEEEQFLNNLRRLEAKFQLMNRLGIEMILLCSNVGTATINDDDLFVEQLRRAGDLAAQYNVKIAYEALAWGKFVNDFEHAHAIVEKVNHEAVGTCLDTFHILSRGWATDAVENIAAEKIFFVQLADAPKLSMDILSWSRHHRVFPGEGDFDLVKFMVHLAKSGYDGPISLEIFNDSFRKADVGRTAIDGLRSLRWLEDQTLNALSVEERPSALQLQALPEVAEPDGVDFLEISTGRLGETIRVLHQLGFRLGGHHCSKQEYQVWTQGDVRIVVCDRGPTGAPTTIAAMGFDTPDPEAAHARAELLRARTVDRPHIAGEVDLKGVYAPDGVELFFSASSSDGFPEWLVEFGVEKQEKPDIPSLITAIDHVNLAQPWQHFDEAVLFYTALMALETVREDEFPSPIGLVRNQVMRSPNDAVRLLLSVAPENGEQGDFLNAAYPEHIALATDDIVTVAARARKRGLNFLPVPDNYFDDLQARFDLSPEFLETLKENNLLYDRDEHGEFLHFYTRTLGTLFFEVVERRDGFAGWGETNAPVRLAAQYREVRDLERGIPS; encoded by the coding sequence ATGCGTACATCTATTGCCACAGTGTGTTTGTCTGGAACTCTTGCTGAGAAGCTTCGTGCTGCTGCAGATGCTGGTTTTGATGGTGTAGAAATCTTCGAGCAAGACTTGGTGGTTTCTCCTCATTCCGCAGAGCAGATTCGTCAACGTGCACAAGATTTAGGGCTTACCCTGGATCTGTTCCAACCGTTTCGTGATTTCGAAGGTGTGGAGGAAGAACAATTTCTAAACAACCTGCGCCGTTTAGAAGCGAAATTCCAGCTGATGAACCGACTGGGCATCGAGATGATTTTGCTGTGCTCCAATGTGGGTACGGCAACCATTAATGATGATGATCTTTTCGTAGAACAACTGCGCCGTGCTGGCGACCTCGCAGCACAGTACAACGTTAAAATTGCTTATGAAGCATTGGCGTGGGGCAAGTTCGTAAATGATTTCGAGCATGCACATGCGATTGTGGAAAAGGTAAACCACGAGGCTGTGGGCACCTGCTTGGATACTTTCCATATTCTTTCCCGTGGCTGGGCAACTGATGCTGTAGAAAATATTGCTGCGGAAAAGATCTTCTTTGTGCAGCTTGCTGATGCTCCAAAGCTGAGCATGGACATTTTGTCCTGGTCCCGTCACCACCGCGTTTTTCCTGGTGAAGGCGATTTTGATCTGGTGAAGTTCATGGTTCACCTGGCAAAGAGTGGCTATGATGGCCCGATTTCTTTGGAGATCTTCAACGATTCTTTCCGCAAGGCTGATGTAGGACGCACTGCGATTGATGGTTTGCGTTCACTGCGTTGGCTAGAGGATCAAACCTTGAATGCTCTTAGCGTGGAGGAGCGCCCAAGTGCTTTGCAGCTGCAGGCTCTGCCTGAGGTTGCAGAACCAGACGGAGTGGATTTCTTGGAGATTTCCACCGGCCGTTTAGGGGAGACCATTCGTGTGCTCCACCAATTGGGCTTCCGCCTTGGGGGACATCACTGCAGCAAGCAGGAATACCAGGTCTGGACTCAGGGCGATGTGCGCATTGTGGTGTGCGACCGCGGACCAACAGGTGCCCCAACAACCATTGCTGCCATGGGCTTTGACACCCCAGATCCGGAAGCAGCGCATGCACGTGCAGAACTACTGCGCGCGCGAACCGTAGATCGCCCGCACATCGCAGGTGAAGTTGACCTGAAGGGCGTGTACGCGCCGGACGGTGTGGAGCTGTTTTTCTCGGCCTCGAGCTCCGATGGATTCCCCGAGTGGCTGGTGGAATTCGGCGTCGAAAAGCAGGAAAAGCCGGACATTCCGAGCCTGATCACCGCCATCGACCACGTCAACCTGGCACAGCCATGGCAACATTTTGATGAAGCTGTTTTGTTCTACACCGCCCTGATGGCGTTGGAGACCGTGCGTGAGGATGAATTCCCAAGCCCAATCGGTTTGGTGCGCAACCAAGTGATGCGCTCGCCAAATGATGCGGTGCGTTTGCTGCTCAGCGTGGCTCCAGAAAACGGCGAGCAGGGGGATTTCCTCAACGCCGCGTACCCAGAGCACATTGCGCTGGCAACAGATGACATCGTGACGGTGGCTGCGCGTGCCCGCAAGCGTGGGTTGAACTTCCTGCCAGTTCCGGACAATTATTTCGATGACCTGCAAGCGCGTTTCGATCTGTCCCCAGAATTCCTGGAGACATTGAAGGAAAACAACCTGCTCTATGACCGCGATGAGCACGGTGAATTCCTCCACTTCTACACCCGCACCTTGGGCACATTGTTCTTTGAGGTTGTCGAGCGCCGCGATGGATTTGCCGGCTGGGGCGAAACCAACGCGCCGGTCCGTTTGGCTGCGCAGTATCGTGAGGTACGGGACCTCGAACGAGGAATCCCAAGCTAA
- the aroQ gene encoding type II 3-dehydroquinate dehydratase, which produces MAGKILLLNGPNLNMLGKREPEIYGHDTLEDVVALAAAEAAKHGLEIEAVQSNHEGVLIDALHNARGTHIGCVINPGGLTHTSVALLDAVKASELPTVEVHISNPHAREEFRHHSYISLAAVSVIAGAGIQGYRFAVDILANLHN; this is translated from the coding sequence ATGGCTGGAAAAATTCTTCTGCTCAATGGACCGAACCTGAACATGCTCGGCAAGCGTGAGCCAGAAATTTATGGACATGACACCTTGGAAGATGTCGTCGCGCTTGCTGCTGCAGAAGCCGCGAAGCATGGCTTAGAGATCGAAGCGGTGCAGAGCAACCACGAGGGCGTGCTTATCGATGCACTCCACAACGCCCGCGGCACCCACATCGGTTGCGTGATCAACCCTGGCGGATTAACCCACACGTCCGTGGCATTGCTGGACGCTGTGAAGGCATCTGAGTTGCCTACCGTTGAGGTGCATATTTCCAACCCGCATGCTCGCGAAGAGTTCCGCCACCACTCCTACATTTCACTCGCCGCAGTGTCCGTTATCGCAGGTGCAGGCATTCAGGGCTATCGCTTTGCGGTGGATATCCTGGCTAATCTTCACAACTAG